One Bacillus sp. 1780r2a1 DNA segment encodes these proteins:
- a CDS encoding nucleoside hydrolase, which yields MRAEVNALLFMDPGIDDSVALMYALLHPNINVVGVVSGYGNVSKEDAILNTSYILTLANRKDIPIIEGAKGPITGEISVFYPEIHGETLGPINVSSSYALPVEPFSKSFELIEAYKGNITVVATGRLTELAMLFVLHGDVLNEYVSEFLIMGGAFMVPGNVTPVAEANFHGDPIAANVVMERAEKVRVYPLNVTHKVIVKPETIQKISSTSQNPFQALVIPIYTYYFEAYKKQWPGIQGTPIHDIVPLMALVNEKLIQYVQRKVSIELSGEAKGESIADFRPRTLVEEQKEPSYIAWNINEQEFLKELTTILVRPVI from the coding sequence TTGCGAGCAGAGGTTAACGCCTTGTTATTTATGGACCCAGGTATTGACGATTCCGTGGCGCTTATGTATGCTCTTTTACATCCTAATATTAATGTAGTAGGAGTTGTGAGCGGATATGGAAATGTATCAAAAGAAGATGCAATTTTAAATACTTCTTATATTTTAACATTAGCAAACCGTAAAGATATTCCAATTATTGAAGGAGCTAAAGGGCCAATTACTGGTGAAATCTCTGTATTTTATCCCGAGATACATGGAGAAACGTTAGGACCAATTAATGTTTCTTCATCCTATGCGTTACCAGTGGAACCATTTAGTAAATCATTTGAATTAATTGAAGCATATAAAGGAAATATTACGGTTGTTGCTACGGGGCGCTTAACAGAATTAGCTATGTTATTTGTACTTCATGGGGATGTATTAAATGAGTATGTAAGTGAATTTTTGATAATGGGTGGGGCCTTTATGGTGCCAGGAAATGTTACACCTGTTGCAGAAGCTAACTTTCATGGTGACCCTATCGCGGCTAATGTAGTGATGGAACGAGCAGAAAAAGTTCGGGTATATCCATTAAATGTTACACATAAGGTGATTGTTAAACCCGAAACCATTCAAAAAATATCATCAACCAGTCAAAATCCATTTCAAGCTCTAGTCATACCAATTTATACTTATTATTTTGAAGCCTATAAAAAGCAATGGCCTGGTATACAAGGGACGCCTATACATGACATCGTCCCGTTAATGGCTTTAGTTAACGAGAAGCTGATTCAATATGTTCAACGTAAAGTAAGTATAGAGTTAAGTGGAGAAGCAAAAGGAGAAAGCATCGCAGATTTCCGTCCCAGAACATTAGTGGAAGAGCAAAAAGAGCCATCGTATATAGCATGGAATATTAATGAACAGGAATTCTTGAAAGAGCTTACAACAATTCTAGTTAGGCCTGTAATATAA
- a CDS encoding MerR family transcriptional regulator — translation MTEIYTIKAVCDRLNIDRRTLKGWENSLKGYLYIDRIDGARVYTEEKIELLSDINQLFAENCTLDEVKEYVQLVSQETKVVYEEAAPTQVDEFAPANTEEIETHDAKITTEQTIPSIEQPLSEEKIVSSMEEFVNEQTEESAIEPEKPSAHDVIVHEREMLQGELVEAVRRYEDVFEVLNSFKDDLLKEMREGMRNEVREEIVGEVKKELEKSANQTYEMVETVGAVISESSERNAKEVENMSKKIIRANEKALDEISSIMDEQSHTAEQSAEEMKLYMKDIVTNADESSKEMQYLLDRFSSNSTVAMNQVKFMVEKLSNSSSHTTEELRDLIDSMNEERVYYLKEMEKERKLHRQNVSEREEMFNDFVQTFRQTAAADMKRKRKWWKLFLS, via the coding sequence ATGACTGAGATTTATACAATTAAAGCTGTATGTGACCGCCTAAATATAGACCGCCGCACATTAAAAGGGTGGGAAAATTCCTTAAAAGGCTATTTATATATTGATCGAATAGACGGGGCGCGTGTATATACGGAAGAAAAGATTGAGTTACTCAGTGATATTAACCAGCTGTTTGCTGAAAACTGTACCTTAGATGAAGTAAAAGAATACGTACAGCTTGTGAGTCAAGAAACGAAGGTAGTCTATGAAGAAGCTGCTCCGACACAAGTTGATGAATTTGCACCTGCAAATACAGAAGAAATTGAGACACACGATGCAAAGATTACCACCGAACAAACCATTCCTTCTATTGAACAGCCATTAAGTGAAGAAAAAATAGTATCATCTATGGAGGAGTTTGTGAATGAGCAAACTGAGGAGTCTGCTATCGAACCAGAAAAACCATCTGCTCATGATGTCATCGTTCACGAAAGAGAGATGCTGCAAGGTGAGCTTGTAGAAGCTGTTCGACGTTATGAGGATGTTTTTGAAGTACTGAATTCATTTAAAGATGATTTATTAAAAGAAATGCGGGAAGGAATGCGTAATGAAGTGCGTGAAGAAATTGTTGGTGAAGTAAAAAAAGAGCTTGAAAAGAGCGCTAATCAAACGTACGAAATGGTTGAAACTGTAGGAGCCGTTATCTCTGAGTCTTCAGAGCGTAACGCTAAAGAAGTCGAGAATATGTCTAAAAAAATCATTCGTGCCAACGAAAAAGCACTGGATGAAATCTCATCTATTATGGATGAACAATCGCATACCGCGGAGCAGAGCGCTGAAGAAATGAAACTATACATGAAAGATATTGTAACAAACGCCGATGAGTCATCAAAAGAGATGCAATATTTGCTTGACCGCTTTTCTAGCAACTCTACCGTGGCAATGAATCAAGTTAAATTTATGGTCGAAAAACTCTCTAATTCTTCTAGTCATACGACAGAAGAGCTGCGAGATTTAATTGATTCCATGAACGAAGAACGAGTTTACTATTTAAAAGAAATGGAAAAAGAACGAAAGCTTCATCGTCAAAATGTTTCTGAACGAGAGGAAATGTTCAATGATTTTGTTCAAACATTTCGTCAAACGGCTGCTGCTGATATGAAAAGAAAGCGAAAGTGGTGGAAGCTCTTTTTATCATAA
- a CDS encoding SDR family oxidoreductase has product MKKGYALITGASGGIGKQLAYHFAKDGYSLVLVARSKQKLEELKRELEDNYSISVLISIKDLSKQEEALKLYDEIKQQRITVEFLVNNAGFGLYGTFIEISWSEEADMIDLNIKMLTYLTKLFLPEMVERNEGRILNIASVAAFLPGPLMAVYYATKAYVLSFTEALENELKDTNVTISALCPGPTKTGFSDRANLSSSKLFESGALRVEDVAKTGYEQFMKGKTVIIPGAKFKVATMLPRFLPRKLITKVVRSMQEVK; this is encoded by the coding sequence ATGAAAAAAGGATATGCTTTAATTACAGGTGCATCAGGTGGAATTGGAAAACAGTTGGCATATCATTTTGCAAAAGATGGCTACTCACTTGTCTTAGTAGCACGCAGTAAACAAAAGCTTGAAGAGCTAAAGAGAGAGCTTGAAGATAACTATTCAATTTCGGTTTTAATTAGTATAAAAGATCTTTCTAAACAAGAAGAAGCGTTAAAACTTTACGATGAGATAAAGCAACAGCGAATTACAGTTGAGTTTCTAGTCAACAATGCTGGCTTTGGTTTATATGGTACATTTATCGAGATATCTTGGTCTGAAGAAGCAGATATGATTGACTTAAATATAAAAATGCTTACCTATTTAACAAAATTATTTTTACCGGAAATGGTGGAGCGGAATGAAGGGCGAATCCTTAACATTGCATCAGTAGCTGCATTTTTACCTGGACCATTGATGGCGGTTTATTATGCAACAAAGGCTTACGTTTTATCGTTTACTGAAGCGTTGGAAAATGAGTTGAAAGATACTAACGTAACCATTAGTGCACTGTGTCCGGGTCCTACTAAGACAGGATTTAGTGACCGAGCTAATTTAAGTAGCTCAAAATTATTTGAATCAGGAGCTCTACGTGTGGAAGACGTAGCGAAAACAGGTTATGAACAATTTATGAAAGGGAAAACAGTGATTATACCTGGAGCGAAGTTTAAAGTAGCAACTATGCTACCGAGGTTTTTGCCACGTAAATTGATTACAAAAGTTGTAAGAAGCATGCAAGAAGTTAAGTAG
- a CDS encoding metalloregulator ArsR/SmtB family transcription factor, translated as MSTRAMELFRSSIPVFQALSDSARQDIILLLAEKEPLTVNEIANESTLSRPAVSHHLKILRDQKLVSIEQKGTQRYYSLALEDAVELLKDLISTVETECL; from the coding sequence ATGAGTACACGCGCAATGGAATTATTTCGATCAAGTATCCCTGTCTTTCAAGCATTAAGCGATTCAGCAAGGCAGGACATCATTTTATTACTAGCAGAAAAAGAGCCACTAACGGTCAATGAAATTGCAAACGAGTCAACACTATCTCGGCCGGCAGTATCTCATCATTTAAAGATATTGCGTGATCAAAAGCTTGTAAGCATTGAACAAAAAGGAACACAGCGGTATTATTCACTTGCATTAGAAGATGCGGTCGAGCTGTTAAAAGATTTAATTTCAACGGTGGAAACTGAATGTTTATAA
- a CDS encoding aldehyde dehydrogenase has translation MVISNIVEKQKRYFYEQKTKSKAVRIQALKDLQSMIKSNEEAIMDALKKDLNKSEVEAYTSEIGILLEEIRFTLKHLDGWMKPKKAKTTLTHIGSKGYIIPEPYGVSLIIAPWNYPFQLAISPLIGAIAAGNTAIIKPSELTPNVSRIMEELIAKTFDPSFVTVIEGAVETTQILLKQTLDYIFFTGSVNVGKVIMQEAGKQLIPVTLELGGKSPCIVHKDANIELAAKRIMFGKSMNAGQTCVAPDYLLVHKDVKVQLIAELQKAVTQFYGEDALTSGRYGRIVSERHFDRLIEFLQDGKPVIGGTYNEETLQIAPTVLDEVKWDSSVMQEEIFGPILPLIEYESVDEVVSAVHQKAKPLALYLFSESEDVQQQIINTTSFGGGCINDTIMHLATPHLPFGGVGESGIGQYHGEASFKTFSHFKSVLKQTTKFDFAFKYPSDNQSLKTIKKFLK, from the coding sequence ATGGTTATCAGTAATATTGTAGAGAAACAAAAGCGCTATTTTTACGAGCAGAAAACCAAATCCAAAGCAGTTCGAATACAGGCTCTAAAAGACTTACAATCCATGATTAAATCCAATGAAGAAGCGATTATGGACGCTTTGAAAAAAGATTTAAACAAATCGGAAGTAGAAGCATACACTTCTGAAATCGGCATTTTGTTAGAAGAAATTCGCTTTACGTTAAAGCATTTAGATGGGTGGATGAAACCTAAAAAAGCAAAGACGACGCTGACTCATATTGGTTCAAAAGGTTATATTATTCCAGAACCTTACGGAGTTTCGCTTATTATTGCACCATGGAATTACCCGTTTCAGCTAGCTATTTCACCGCTAATTGGTGCTATCGCAGCAGGTAATACGGCAATTATCAAGCCGTCGGAACTGACGCCTAACGTTTCAAGGATAATGGAGGAGCTTATTGCTAAAACGTTTGATCCTTCGTTTGTTACAGTTATAGAAGGAGCGGTGGAAACGACTCAAATTTTATTGAAGCAAACGCTAGATTATATTTTCTTTACAGGAAGTGTCAATGTTGGAAAAGTTATTATGCAAGAAGCAGGAAAGCAGCTCATCCCAGTCACATTAGAGTTAGGAGGCAAGAGTCCTTGTATTGTGCATAAGGATGCAAATATTGAACTTGCGGCCAAGCGCATCATGTTTGGTAAAAGTATGAATGCTGGTCAAACGTGCGTTGCTCCAGACTATCTGTTAGTTCATAAAGATGTAAAGGTTCAGCTTATTGCTGAGCTTCAAAAAGCCGTAACGCAGTTTTATGGTGAAGATGCACTCACGAGCGGGCGCTATGGCAGAATTGTTAGTGAGAGACATTTCGATCGTTTAATTGAGTTTTTACAAGATGGAAAACCTGTAATTGGCGGTACTTATAATGAAGAAACGCTACAGATTGCTCCAACTGTCTTAGATGAAGTAAAATGGGATTCAAGCGTGATGCAAGAAGAAATCTTCGGGCCGATTTTACCCCTTATTGAATACGAAAGTGTAGATGAGGTTGTAAGTGCAGTTCATCAAAAAGCAAAGCCGTTAGCTCTATATTTGTTTTCAGAAAGTGAAGACGTTCAGCAGCAAATTATCAATACAACTTCATTTGGTGGTGGATGCATTAACGATACAATTATGCACTTAGCAACCCCACACCTTCCGTTTGGAGGAGTGGGAGAAAGTGGAATTGGTCAATATCACGGTGAAGCTAGTTTTAAAACGTTTTCTCACTTTAAAAGTGTTCTGAAACAAACGACAAAGTTTGATTTTGCTTTTAAATATCCGTCTGACAATCAAAGTTTAAAAACGATTAAAAAATTCTTAAAATAA
- the tenA gene encoding thiaminase II, translated as MSFSAQLRKEASYIYDAIFQHPFVVGIKEGKVPKEALIHYVAQDYEYLTAFVRIYGAALTKCSTRDEMEVFNNGISIVLHSEVHPHNNFCEVAGIRYEDMKHQPLAPTANHYISHMMTVAHTGTLGEIIAVLLPCPWTYVEIGERIANERNITPDHPFYEWISFYTNGEMKETTKWFCEKLDNLAEKASVEERQRMKEHFIKSCELEYLFWDMAYKQEQWPLSQTTVHS; from the coding sequence TTGTCATTTTCAGCTCAATTACGCAAGGAAGCATCTTACATTTACGATGCCATTTTTCAACATCCCTTTGTTGTAGGTATTAAGGAGGGAAAAGTTCCAAAAGAAGCTTTAATTCACTATGTAGCACAGGACTATGAGTATTTAACTGCTTTTGTTCGTATATATGGTGCGGCGTTAACAAAATGTAGTACCCGCGATGAAATGGAAGTGTTTAACAACGGTATTTCAATTGTTTTACATAGTGAAGTCCATCCCCATAATAATTTTTGTGAAGTAGCTGGCATTCGATATGAAGACATGAAGCATCAACCATTAGCACCAACAGCCAACCACTATATCAGTCACATGATGACAGTGGCACATACAGGAACACTAGGTGAAATTATTGCTGTTTTATTACCTTGTCCATGGACGTACGTTGAAATTGGGGAACGTATTGCAAACGAAAGAAACATAACACCAGATCATCCTTTTTACGAATGGATTTCCTTTTATACTAACGGAGAAATGAAAGAAACGACAAAGTGGTTTTGTGAAAAATTGGATAATCTAGCAGAAAAAGCTTCTGTTGAGGAACGTCAACGCATGAAAGAACACTTTATAAAAAGCTGTGAACTTGAGTATTTATTTTGGGACATGGCCTATAAACAAGAGCAATGGCCCCTCTCTCAAACCACTGTGCACTCATAA
- a CDS encoding sodium:glutamate symporter yields the protein MNLSAWDLFVDVGFISLLLVAGTIIRAKVRWVQNLFLPASIIAGILGLALGPNGIGLIPFTNQIGTYPGILIAVIFGAIPIATQSVKFKEIAGRVGSMWSYSQMIMLAMWGVGLLFSLLLLNNVWGDLNLGFGLLLAAGFIGGHGTAAAVGDAFAKQGWEEGLSLAMTSATIGVICSIVVGLAFIKYYSKKGETNYLARFEDLPRELRTGLIPPEKRTSTKMDTVSSIAVDPLVLHVALVTIIALGGYYLSELGQTLLPSVTIPAFSLAFLVGLAIKGIMKKTNSDQYINADVMNRISGSATDFLVAFGIASISLSAVASYIVPFALLLVFGLVFAWFVFRILSGKFFGPIWFERGIFTWGWITGTTAMGIALLRIADPESKSKTLDDYALAYIPIAPVEILLITFAPLMIATNQHWLFVLITLGASIAIYLFAMSRGWVKNEKKSSSQSRSIEANSK from the coding sequence ATGAATTTATCAGCATGGGATTTATTTGTGGATGTTGGTTTCATCTCACTTCTATTAGTGGCTGGTACCATTATTCGAGCAAAGGTCAGGTGGGTACAAAATTTATTTTTACCTGCGAGTATTATTGCAGGAATTTTGGGCTTAGCATTAGGGCCAAACGGTATTGGTCTCATTCCATTCACTAATCAAATTGGAACGTATCCAGGTATCTTAATTGCGGTCATCTTTGGTGCGATTCCAATTGCAACTCAAAGTGTAAAGTTTAAAGAAATAGCTGGCCGCGTAGGTAGTATGTGGTCATATTCTCAAATGATTATGCTAGCGATGTGGGGAGTCGGTTTACTATTTTCATTGCTACTATTAAATAACGTTTGGGGAGATTTAAACTTAGGGTTTGGTTTGTTATTAGCAGCAGGATTTATTGGTGGGCATGGAACAGCGGCTGCTGTGGGAGACGCATTTGCAAAGCAAGGATGGGAAGAAGGATTATCGTTAGCGATGACATCAGCAACAATTGGTGTTATTTGCTCAATTGTAGTAGGACTAGCGTTTATTAAATATTATTCAAAAAAAGGTGAAACAAATTACCTTGCAAGATTTGAAGATTTACCACGAGAACTACGCACAGGATTAATCCCTCCCGAAAAGCGCACTTCTACAAAAATGGATACGGTATCATCGATTGCTGTTGATCCACTTGTCTTACATGTAGCGTTAGTGACAATTATCGCATTGGGTGGTTATTACTTAAGTGAGTTAGGTCAAACGTTGTTGCCTTCAGTAACAATACCAGCTTTCTCCTTAGCATTTCTTGTAGGGCTAGCTATTAAAGGTATTATGAAGAAAACGAACAGCGATCAGTATATTAATGCAGACGTAATGAATCGAATTAGCGGAAGCGCAACAGACTTTTTAGTAGCGTTTGGTATCGCTTCTATTAGTTTATCAGCAGTAGCGAGCTACATCGTACCTTTTGCACTGTTGTTAGTGTTTGGCCTAGTGTTTGCATGGTTTGTATTCCGAATTCTTTCTGGTAAGTTCTTTGGTCCAATTTGGTTTGAACGAGGAATTTTTACTTGGGGTTGGATTACAGGAACAACAGCAATGGGAATTGCATTATTGCGTATCGCGGACCCAGAAAGCAAAAGTAAAACACTTGATGATTATGCATTGGCGTATATACCGATTGCGCCGGTAGAGATTCTTCTTATTACATTTGCTCCGTTAATGATCGCAACGAACCAGCATTGGTTGTTTGTACTTATTACACTTGGAGCGAGCATCGCTATTTATTTATTTGCAATGTCAAGAGGCTGGGTGAAAAACGAAAAGAAATCATCGAGTCAATCAAGAAGTATAGAAGCAAACTCAAAATAA
- a CDS encoding tryptophan-rich sensory protein, with the protein MANFRFYSILNAIGLVLVLIVNYLANALPIGGQNTGEVSDSVPTLFTPAGYAFAIWGLIYTLLVIWVIRQFIAREDQKEIYAKIGIWFFISCLLNSAWIFIFQYRYFTLALLVIVLFLVTLMIIYSIIQNSRMTTWFMRLPISIYIGWVSVATIVNVFVVFQANGIETLFGLSEETWAIIMLIVGGILGILFTRKNRDIAYSLVFVWAFIAISVKQSAYSGIVTTVWIVVVILVLNILVQLIRNYRK; encoded by the coding sequence ATGGCGAATTTTCGTTTTTATAGCATCTTAAATGCGATTGGTCTCGTTCTCGTGTTAATCGTAAACTATTTAGCAAACGCGTTACCGATAGGTGGGCAAAATACAGGTGAGGTGTCTGATAGTGTGCCAACGCTATTTACACCAGCGGGTTATGCATTTGCAATATGGGGGCTCATCTATACGCTTTTGGTCATCTGGGTTATTCGTCAATTTATTGCAAGAGAAGATCAAAAAGAAATTTATGCGAAAATTGGTATTTGGTTCTTTATTAGTTGTTTACTAAACAGTGCTTGGATCTTTATCTTCCAATATCGTTATTTCACTCTTGCCTTACTCGTAATTGTTCTATTCTTAGTAACGCTGATGATTATTTACTCCATTATTCAAAATTCAAGAATGACAACGTGGTTCATGAGGTTACCAATTTCTATTTATATTGGGTGGGTCTCCGTAGCAACAATTGTTAATGTCTTTGTTGTATTCCAAGCTAATGGAATTGAAACGTTATTTGGTTTAAGTGAAGAGACGTGGGCCATCATTATGCTTATAGTGGGAGGAATATTAGGTATTCTGTTTACAAGAAAAAACAGAGACATTGCATATTCACTCGTGTTTGTATGGGCTTTTATTGCAATTTCTGTTAAGCAAAGTGCATATTCAGGAATTGTAACAACAGTTTGGATTGTAGTTGTGATATTGGTCCTTAATATCCTTGTTCAACTCATTCGTAATTATCGAAAGTGA
- a CDS encoding sodium-dependent transporter — translation MSKANQWSSRLGFVLASAGAAIGLGAIWKFPYVTGTSGGGAFFLLFVLFTLFIGLPLLLAEFIIGRHTGKEAISAYKAIAPNTAWVWIGRVGVLSCLVLLSFYSVVGGWIMLYTIMSFSGLLTGKEYGALFNTIIAEPYLVIGAQALFLIINVYVISRGVQKGIERANKYMMPLLFICFLIIVVRSLTLDGATEGIEFFLKPDFSAITGTSVLYALGQSFFSLCVGLSCMVTYSSYLGKDISLTKSAGSISILNLVVSLLAGLAIFPAVFALGMEPTEGPGLLFVVLPQVFEQVPFGSVFLALFLLLFLFATLTSSFSLLEIIVAALTKEKQEKRPRSAMLAGGIVFLVGLPSALSFGVLKNVTVFGRNIFDTADFFVSNLMLPIGSLLIAIFITWKMKKEHVFEEFKAGSVKSEKLFSTWFILVKYVLPFIIIVVLFNLVSAY, via the coding sequence ATGAGTAAAGCAAATCAGTGGTCTTCACGTTTAGGATTCGTATTAGCATCTGCAGGTGCTGCGATCGGTCTTGGTGCCATTTGGAAATTTCCCTATGTGACTGGGACAAGCGGTGGAGGAGCATTCTTTTTATTATTTGTACTGTTTACGCTCTTTATTGGATTGCCGCTGTTGTTAGCGGAATTCATTATTGGTAGACATACTGGAAAAGAAGCGATTAGTGCGTATAAGGCAATTGCCCCCAATACAGCTTGGGTTTGGATTGGGAGAGTAGGTGTTCTTAGCTGTCTTGTCTTGCTGTCTTTTTACAGCGTTGTAGGCGGATGGATTATGCTTTATACCATTATGAGCTTTAGTGGATTACTTACTGGGAAAGAATATGGTGCACTTTTTAATACGATTATCGCAGAGCCTTATCTCGTAATTGGAGCGCAGGCTTTATTTTTGATTATCAACGTATATGTTATATCAAGAGGAGTTCAAAAAGGGATTGAGCGTGCAAATAAATATATGATGCCTTTGTTATTTATTTGTTTTTTAATTATCGTTGTTCGTTCTTTGACCCTAGATGGCGCAACAGAAGGTATAGAGTTCTTTTTGAAGCCTGACTTTAGCGCTATTACAGGTACATCTGTCCTGTACGCATTAGGGCAGTCTTTCTTTTCTTTATGTGTGGGTTTATCTTGCATGGTTACGTATAGTTCATATTTAGGAAAAGACATAAGCTTAACAAAATCTGCTGGTTCCATCTCTATTTTAAATCTGGTTGTATCATTGCTAGCTGGACTAGCTATTTTCCCTGCCGTATTTGCATTAGGCATGGAGCCAACCGAAGGGCCAGGATTACTTTTTGTTGTATTGCCACAAGTGTTTGAGCAAGTACCATTTGGATCTGTATTTTTAGCACTATTCTTGCTGTTATTTTTATTTGCAACGTTAACGTCGTCTTTTTCACTACTCGAAATTATTGTGGCGGCTCTTACAAAAGAAAAGCAGGAAAAACGCCCGAGATCTGCAATGTTAGCAGGGGGGATTGTCTTTCTTGTAGGATTGCCTTCAGCGTTGTCATTTGGTGTTTTAAAGAATGTCACGGTGTTTGGTAGAAACATTTTTGATACAGCAGATTTCTTTGTAAGTAATTTAATGCTTCCTATAGGAAGTTTATTAATCGCTATTTTTATTACATGGAAAATGAAAAAAGAACACGTGTTTGAAGAATTTAAAGCCGGAAGCGTCAAGTCCGAAAAGCTATTTTCAACGTGGTTTATCTTAGTTAAATATGTGTTACCGTTCATTATTATTGTGGTTTTATTTAACTTAGTTAGTGCCTATTAG
- a CDS encoding cell wall hydrolase — translation MWKRLAIIGALTVPMLGLGHSASAAETTHRVESGDSLYKIGMEYGVSIKDLKEENNKETDGLAINETLKIPSSISSTDKDLLARIIHAEAKGEPYPGKVAVATVILNRVDDDAFPNSIREVIYQKGQFEPVSNGEINKPADAEAKKAVNEALALHGQGSGSLFFFNPSKTDNQWLRQKEVTTTIGDHVFAK, via the coding sequence ATGTGGAAAAGATTAGCTATTATTGGTGCTTTAACAGTGCCTATGCTCGGATTAGGGCATTCAGCAAGCGCAGCGGAAACAACGCATCGCGTAGAAAGCGGCGATTCCCTTTATAAAATTGGGATGGAATATGGTGTCTCTATCAAAGATTTAAAAGAGGAAAACAATAAAGAAACTGACGGACTTGCAATCAATGAAACACTAAAAATCCCAAGTTCAATTAGCAGTACAGACAAAGATCTATTAGCTCGTATTATTCATGCAGAAGCAAAAGGAGAGCCTTATCCTGGAAAGGTTGCAGTTGCGACTGTTATCTTAAACCGCGTCGATGATGATGCATTCCCAAATTCTATTCGTGAAGTCATTTACCAAAAAGGCCAGTTTGAACCTGTAAGCAATGGTGAAATTAACAAGCCAGCGGATGCTGAAGCGAAAAAAGCAGTAAATGAAGCGTTAGCATTACACGGACAAGGAAGCGGTTCTCTCTTCTTCTTCAACCCTTCAAAAACAGATAACCAATGGCTACGTCAAAAAGAAGTTACTACTACAATTGGTGACCACGTTTTTGCAAAATAA
- a CDS encoding LacI family transcriptional regulator: MNGKITIRDVAKHAGVSPAAVSYVLNGINKVSDETKQRILKAVKELEYEPNLTAVSLSKRKSNVIAVMFPLVNDSLVTMFKDNHYQSEMISGIEYVLRKNGYDLLISGVQSPSECMKWIRKRNVDGLVFLGVFPNRLYEEMKALSKPIVLVDTYDKYERYFNHITMNDEEGGYQATKHLIELGHSAIGFIAHRMTNSPIDHKRFIGYEKALKEAGIKPCKSHIFEALDSSFENGYRVGKELLSRPHSMSAFFASSDTLALGIMKALQEEGKRIPEDYSIVGFDDLTFSSYATPSLTTVRQDVFNKGSVAATSIIQAIENETTALQHIRLSTELVQRESTAKKKR, from the coding sequence ATGAATGGAAAAATAACGATTCGAGATGTTGCAAAGCACGCAGGAGTTTCTCCCGCAGCTGTATCTTATGTGTTAAATGGTATTAACAAAGTATCAGATGAAACAAAACAGAGAATTTTGAAAGCGGTTAAAGAACTTGAATATGAACCAAATCTAACGGCAGTAAGTTTGTCAAAGCGAAAATCAAACGTCATTGCGGTTATGTTTCCTTTAGTGAATGATTCCCTTGTTACGATGTTTAAAGATAATCACTATCAAAGTGAAATGATTAGTGGAATCGAATACGTACTTCGTAAAAATGGATATGATTTACTCATTTCAGGTGTGCAAAGTCCAAGTGAGTGCATGAAATGGATTCGCAAGCGAAACGTAGATGGCCTAGTATTTTTAGGCGTATTTCCAAATCGTTTATACGAAGAGATGAAAGCGTTATCTAAGCCTATCGTGTTAGTAGATACATACGATAAGTACGAGCGTTATTTCAATCATATTACGATGAACGATGAGGAAGGTGGCTATCAAGCTACGAAACATTTAATTGAGCTAGGTCATAGTGCAATCGGTTTCATTGCTCATCGAATGACAAATAGCCCTATCGACCATAAGCGGTTTATTGGCTACGAAAAAGCGCTCAAAGAGGCGGGGATCAAGCCGTGCAAATCACATATATTCGAAGCGTTAGATAGTTCATTTGAAAATGGATACAGGGTGGGAAAAGAGTTATTATCACGTCCACATTCTATGTCTGCATTCTTTGCTTCATCTGATACGCTAGCATTAGGAATAATGAAAGCGCTACAAGAAGAAGGTAAGCGCATACCAGAAGATTATTCAATTGTAGGATTTGATGATTTAACGTTTAGTAGTTATGCTACACCTAGCTTAACTACGGTACGTCAAGATGTATTTAATAAAGGATCGGTAGCTGCCACATCAATTATTCAAGCAATTGAAAATGAAACTACCGCACTTCAACATATTCGACTGTCGACTGAGCTCGTTCAGCGGGAGTCCACAGCTAAAAAGAAAAGGTAA